Genomic DNA from Calditrichota bacterium:
CATGAAAGCCAGGGAAATCATGATTATCATACTGCTCAATTCCTTCATTAGGAGATCCTCCTGTTTTAATTGGGAATAGAATCATATTTTTAGTGCCGCGAATGCGCGAATCAAAGATTGCAGTAATTTTATTTGTTTCCAAATAACAGAATTATGAAAAGCTAAAAAGAAATGCCGGGTTTGGTGCCCCTTCCTTAAATGAGTTCACTCTAAAAACCACGATTTACACAAATTGCACTAATTAATTTCAATTAAATCAATTCGTGAAATTAGTGGGCAAAGGTTTTTTAAAGCAGATGCTTAAATATAGTTCAAAATAATTTTTCCGAGAAATGCTTCTCCAAAATACCGCGGCAACAAGCCAAGGGCCACGAAAATCAGGAATCGCGGCAATGATAGTTGGAAAATGCCCGCCAGCCAGCTCATCTCCCGAAGTGGAATCGGAGTCAGGGCGCCCAGAAAAACCGCCCAGTTTCCGTATTTTTGAAACCAGGTTTCGATTTTTGCCACGTGCCTGTTTTTGCGGACTCGCTTCACTCCCAGTCGGTCAAACAACCGGCCGATGTAATAGCCCAAAAAGGCCCCCAGGAACGAACCTGCCAGTGCCAGCAGGGCCACCCAATAGGGATTCAATCCCAACCCCACTTCGCCAATAATGAAAATATCCGGCGCAACGGGCTGGTAAATACACACGGTGACGGCCAGCAAAAAAATGCCGACGTATCCGTACTGC
This window encodes:
- a CDS encoding DedA family protein, which produces MSDFFHHVFVLSVQFVQQYGYVGIFLLAVTVCIYQPVAPDIFIIGEVGLGLNPYWVALLALAGSFLGAFLGYYIGRLFDRLGVKRVRKNRHVAKIETWFQKYGNWAVFLGALTPIPLREMSWLAGIFQLSLPRFLIFVALGLLPRYFGEAFLGKIILNYI